The window AAGGTTATGAAGTCATAGCAGATACCACGACAGTACATAAAAGTGGTAGCTATGTAGCTGTGGCGCTGACTTCAGAAAATAGGGCTATTGCTGTATGGTATGACGCTGCAAATGGAAATTTGGTGTATTCATATCGTGATATAGGAACAAGTTATAATGCTCCTGCAATGAATGCTACTGATCGTAAAACTAACGAATGGCAAAATAATGCAGTTATTATTGACGGAGGTGCCCCATTGTATGTTGATATTATGCTTGATGATTCAAACGGATTGCACATAGGCTATTATTCTAGCAGTTTTGGAGGCGTAAAATATGCATATCTTCCTCCTGCCAAGGTAACAGGAGCTAAACCTTTATCATCTGACTTTAAAATCGCAAAAGTGGATAAATATATGAATCCCGGTGCTTATTTAAAAATTGGAGTACGTAAAGAGAACGGAAAACAAGTCCCATATATTTCATATTATCACAATGGGTTCTTTGGTTCTGTAAATTCTGTTCGTATGGCTTGGTTAAAAGACGGAATTGCTAGTGATAATGTTGTAAAAGATGGCCTTACAGATGAAGCTAAATTCACAGGTAATTGGGTTGTTATGACGGTACCTGCAAGTTCGGGAATTCGGCAGTACACAATTTGTCAGGGTGTTCCGCTTAGCGGTACTTATGCTAATGATATCATTGCTGCATATTTTACCAATAAAAATTATGAAATGGCGGTATTAAAAAGATAAGTAATTAAAAAAATATTATAACCTGCAATTTCCTGTTATGGAATTGCAGGTTTTTTAATTTTAAAATACGGCTTAAAGTACGTTAAAACAAGAAGTTTTTAAATCAATTAAAAGTCGGATAATTCTCCCACTGTTGTCAAAACAAAAAATCTCCAGACTCTAAAGTTCTAAAAGTTCCTTCCGTTTGGGATTTTATAAGATAAAATAAAAAGTGTTTTAATTCCGAATATGTTTTTTCCGAAATATCCAGTGTACGCGATATTTTAGGGATTAAATTTTTTACCGCAAACAAATATAAAAGGCTTTCCGAAGAAAGTTTAAAATTAGGTTCACCTTTTTGTAAACAGTTTTTACAAACGCAGGCGTCTTCATTAGGGATATAAAATAAAACCTCTTCGTTTTCATTATTCTTTACAAAGGACAAATTCTCAATTTTTCCGCTTAAATGTAAACCGCAGCGGTTGCAAGTTTCCACTTCAGGTGCAATACCCGAAAAAATAATTACACGCCATAAAAACCTCAGCAAAGCCGTTCTGCATTCCGTTTCATTTGAAGAGGCGATACCGGTTAAAAAAAAATTAAGAATTTCCCAATCGATATTACCCTTTAACTTTACCGCAAGTTCCGAAGCAAAGGCCGCACACCAAAGTCTCGTTAAATTATCTCTTAAACCGATACGGTATTCCGTTACTTTAAAATCGGTTATCTTATTGGAATTCTTTATCGGGTTTGAATAAAGCCAAACGGTTCCGCTTTGATACGGTACTACAAGTCCTCTCATCTTGCTTTTCGGCCCTCCGAAGACGGCGGCTTCCAAAATGCGTGAACAGTGCTCCTCTCCGGGCAAAAGTAAAACCGCATTGCGATGCCCTTCTCCGAAATCTTTAACGGAAAGGATAAGAGCTTCGGAAGACCATGAGCGGCAGGACATTTATTTTGAACCTGCTTGCTCTAAAAGAGTTTTTGCTCGGCGGCTTAACGCTCCGTTGCTTTCATTTTCCGCAATTGCAGAAACAAGAGGTGCAAGTGAAGAATATTTATTTAATTTAAACATATCCAGTCCTATGCTTTTAAATAAAACTTCCTTATGATTCATAAAGGCTTCTGCAATTTTAGCGGTTGCACCGTTTTCTATTTTGGAAATAATCTTACCGAGTTCCGAAGCGAATTTGTTTTTTTGTTTATTTGAAGCTGAAAGAGATACAAGCGTTTCTTTTTCGATATCAGCATAAATAAAATCAAAATTATTCTTTAAAAAATATTCTGCAATTTTAAGCCTAAGCGTAATACCCGTTTTTTCATCGTTAAAAGCTTCTTTAATCCATTCATTCGATTCGCCGTCATTTAATTCCGATAAGGCTTCTATTGCTGCAATCCGTACCGTATTTTCAGGGTCTTTTTTTGCCCGGTATAAAATATACGGAACCGCAGCGGAATTTTTTTCTTCTTTTGCCGATTGAATTGCCTGAAGCCGCACCTTGTAGTATGTATCCTTAAAAGCCTGTAAAAGAACGGCTCGGGCTTTTTCGGTTTTAAAACCGGCAAGACCCTTAATTGCGGCGGTACGCAAAACGGGGTCTTTGTCCTCAAAAAGTTCCGTTAAAACGGGGACCGCTTTTTCATCTCCGATTTTTCCTAAAGCCGCCGCCGCCGTTCCTCGTATTATAGAATTTTCTTCCGTATCCGCCGCAGTTTTTTCAAGGAAATCCCAAGTTTCACCGCTATGCAATTCTTCCAATGCAAACATAATATTTTGTTTTAGAATAAGCGTTTCTTTTTCATCTTTTGAGCTGTCCGATTCAAATAATTCGGAAAGGAAAACGGCATCTTCCGCTCCCCCTATTTTTCCTAAGGCGGTAATCGAAATCGCCGTATAATCGCTATCTTCGTCTTTTAAAATTTCGCGTAAATATTGAATACCGTCCGCAATTTCCAAATCGCGGATATAAGCGATTGCGGCATTTACCGTATCTTTCGGATATTCGTAACGGTTTTCTAAAACTATAAGAGCGTCCGTTTTTAAACAAGAATTTTTCTTTTGTGCAAAATAAGCGAATAAGGCATTTCTAACGGCAGGAACCTTTGTTTCGGTAAATATTTTTTGCAAATCGGAATCGAAGCCATCTTCTTTTTCGTTTTGCAAGGTTTTTATAAGTTCAAGAATATCATCTGCAAGACCGTAAAGAATAATATTGCGTCTTTCTTCCGTTTCGGAAATTTCTTTTTTTGAGGTTTCCTCAGTCTTTCCGTTTTCGGATTTTTTTTGCTCCTTATCCGATGTGTGTTCTTCGGAGGGCGGATTTTGCGTAAATGCAACAGAAGCATAAATAAGGATAAATAAAAAAATAAAAGGTGTTTTTAAATTAAGTTTTTTTTTCATAGTTTCTCCCGTATCCAATCTTTTATTATCGGTTCGATACTCGGCAAAATAAAGCCGAGTTTTTCAATGCCCTTATGTTGTTCCGAAGCCTCCCAGTTTTGGAAAGGATTGTCGTAATTTTCTTCAAAAAAATCATATATCAGATTTTCCGCATCTACGTATTCGCTTTTAAAAACCGAAACCGTTTGTACGGTTTGTTTATCCAACTCTTTTCGTATAGAAGTTCTGATATTTTCAAAAAACATACCCTTATGCAGTTTATAACTTGAGCCTGTCATAAGCTGTATTATTTCGGCAATTGAACCTGCCGGTTTCAGCTCCGGCTGTGCAGGAAGAATAGGTTTTTCTCTTTTTTTAAACACGAATAATTTAGGCGTTTTCGGTACCGTCTTGTTCTCTTGAAGTTTTTTTTCCGTTTTTTTATTTTCGGATATTTTCTTTTGCGTTTTTACCTTTTTTATTTTCGGTTTAATTTCTTTTGCTTTTTTCCGTTCTTTTTTATCTTTATCAATATCGGTCGAAACGGTTTTTTGTTTTGCGGGAGGCAGGGCTTTTTGTAAGTTTTCTTTCGGAGGTGGAAGAGCTTTTCGGGTTTCTGCATTTTGCATAGTTTTTTGACCCGGTTGCGGAAGCGTCGCTTTTACCTTGCTCCACTGGCGCTGCAAATATAAATCTCCGCTTATGCTGTAGTAATAACCGCTTACTATGTTAAGTAAAACGGCCTGAATAATTTCTTCATCTTTCCAGCCGCGGTATCTTCCTATTTTTACCGCTTGAAAAATATTAAAGTGATTTGTTTTATATTTTCTGCTGTAAAGCAAAACGGCATTTTCAAAAGCGGAATTTGAATACATAGGCCAATATTTAAGCATATATGCAATAACCTTATCTTCCACCGATTTTATTGTTTCAGGGATTATTATAGCTTCGGTTTGTTCTTTTGTAAAATAATTTTTGAAAAATCGAAGGCGGGCTTGGGGCGGTATACGGCAGCTTGTCTTTTGCGTAATGCCAGCTCTTCCTGTTCCGCCTTATATTCATTTACTGAAGAAAGCGTATCCGTTACATAAAGTCTTATAAGTTCCGCCGATTTTTTCATAGCATTTTCTTTAAAATTTAAAATCGCCGCATAACGTGAAAACTTTTGTGTAAATGAAATTGCGGCAAATCTGTCGTTTGAAATTGCCGAAACGACGTGTTCGCATTGCTGAATAACATTGTAAACGTCATTGGGATTTAAATTTGAAATTTTTTCCGTGATAAAAGATATAATATGTTTAATTTGAACAATAGTTTTTTGTGCAAGTGTAATTAAATTCTGTGTAAGCAGTTCTTGAAAGCGCGGCGATTTTTGCCTATAGCAGGACATTAATTCCACCCTCATTTTTTCATCGGGGTATTTCCGCTTTAATTTTTCATTATATAATGAAAGAGCTTCGTTCATAAAGCCCGTTTTTCTAAGCTCGAAATATCGTTCAATATCCAAATCATCGGAAAGGCTTAGTTGAGGATATTCCTGTTTTAAGACTTGTTTTTCAAGTTCCGTTATTTGTACCATAGATTCACCTGTTTCCGACTATAGTATAGAAAAAATAAAAAAAAACAAGGTATAGATAGTTAAAGAAACGTTTTTTATTTTCCGCCTATGTTTAAATATTAAAATGGAAGATAATATGGAAGTTAAAATAAAAAACGATTTTTATTTAAGCAAAATCCTTGCGTTTTTTGTTATTTTAATGTATACTTTAAAAATAAGGAGTGTGAGTATGCTAAAAATCAACAAAAAACTTTTCACGTTAACGGGTTTTGTAATGATGATAGCGGTATTTTCAATGCTGTTTTCTTCATGCGAAACGGATTCAAATTCTTCAAATGAACAATATGCTTCCATTGAAGCAAAGGCGCCTTCCAACCAAGTGGATATTCTCTTGTTTAACGACTTTCACGGTAACGTTGCGGAAGATACACGCCCCGGAAAGGGTAAAAATGCGGGTATGGCAAAGATGATAGGCTATGTAAAGACCGCAGGAAGAGAAAATCCCAATACGATTGTCGTTGCCGGAGGCGATAATTATCAGGGAACCGCTATATCCAATTTAACTTACGGAGCTCCCGTTTCGGCAATGATGAGGGCAATGAATGTTACCGTATCGGCCGTCGGAAATCACGAGTTTGACTGGGGCGTTAAACACATGACAAAGTGGCAAAAAGACGGAAACTTTACATTCTTAGCCGCCAATATCGTAGATAAAACGACAAAAAAACCGGTAACTTGGGCAAAGCCGTATATGATAATCGCAAAAGGCGGATATAAAATCGCTTTTATCGGTTTGGCTCACCCCGATACCGTTACCTTAACTAGTGCGGAACATGTCAGCGGTTTGGAATTTACCGACCCGGTTATGGCGGGACAAGAATGGGTTGACTATCTTTTGGCGGGAAAAGCCCGCGAGGGAAAACCCGATGCAATTATTGCATTAACACACATCGATTCGGACCAAAAAGATGACGCTATCAGCGGTAATGCGGTAAAATTGGCTGAAATTAAGGGATTACATGCAGTGCTTTCCGCACACAGCCACCGCACGGTATCCGGTACGGTAAACGGAATGCCCGTTCTTCAAGCCTATTGTTACGGAAGAGCCGTAGGAAAGCTCTCTTTGACATTCGGTGAAAATAAAGAGCTGGTAAAATGCGAGCCCGTCGTTGATGAAATTTGGAAAACCAAAAGCGATATTATCGAAGATGAAAAGGGAAAAGCCGTACATGAAAAATATGAGGCGGAGCTTAAACCCATTATGGGTGAAGTTATCGGAACCGCCGAAGGAGAGTTTACCCATGAGCGAAGTGATAAGGGAAGTAATACTCTCTTAGGAGCGTGGGCAGCCGAGGTGCAACGACAATTAGGAAAAGCCGATATAGCAATTCAAAACGGAGGCGGTTTACGTAGAACGCTCGCCGCGGGAAATATAACCGTAGGCGATTTATACGAGATTATGCCCTTTGACAACTATTTGGTTGTTTTCGACCTTTCGGGTGCGGAAATTAAAAAAGCGATAGACCATGGTATTAACAATCCGAACATCACGGACGGACAATTTGCAGGTCTTAGAGTTGAATATGACGGCAGAAAACCGTTTGAAAGCCGCATTACCAAAATTACGCTTATGGACGGTACACCGCTTGATATGAATAAAACCTACAAAGTTGTTGTAAACAGTTTTATGTTTACGGGCGGAGATGCTTACGATTTCAGTAAAGCAATGAACGCAGCTGAAAGCGTGTCCATACGCGATGCTTTAATCGATGCGATTAAAAAAGCAAAAACAATTACACCTAAACCGGTAGATTATATCAAAGATATAAGTAAATAACGGAGAAAAATTATAAAACTTACGGTGCGGAAATTTTTAAAGATAAGATTTCCGCACTTCTTTTTTATCGAATTAACAAAAGCGAAAAAAACATTGTTATGAAAAAAAATCTGTTTTTATTTTTTATAAGTACGGTATTATTCTTTAATTTATATGCGCAAAAAAACCTTGAGGAAATTGACCCCAAAGACAAGGGGTTGGCGGAATACTACAGCACGCAAATGAACCGCCCGAAAAGTCAGGTTGTAAAGGCGCGCGTAATAGAAATAGTTTATGACGATACAAAAGAGCTTCGTCCCGATATTCCTGTAGAATCGGATTTTAGATATCAGCATTTAAAGATTAAAATTTTAACGGGTAAACACAAGGGGGAAATTTATACCGTCCGCAATACGGTTGAGCTTGCAATTCCGTATAAACTTATTTTTAAACTGAATGAAAAAATGATTTTACAGCTTGATGAAGATGAAAACGGCAAGGTAAATACTCTTAAAATTTATGAAAGAGCAAGGGATATAAAGGCTTATATAATTATTTTCGTTTTTATTGCTGCCGTGATTTTTGTAGGAAGAAGAAACGGAGTAAAAGCTCTTGCAGGTTTAGGAATTACCATTGCTCTTATATTCGGATTTTTTTTACCCCTTATTATAAAAGGCGTTAATCCTATTTTGCTGGCCCTTTTCGTTTGTGCGGTTTCGACGGTAACGACACTTTTTATAATCGGCGGAAACAATAAAAAAACATATACGGCAATTTTAGGTACCATAGGAGGGGTAATTATTGCAGGTATTTTTGCTTTTACCGCAGGAAAAATTTTGCAGCTTTCAGGACTGGGAAATGAAGACGCTCAAATGCTTGCCTTTATTCCTCAGCATAAAAAAATCGATTATCAGGGACTTTTGTTTGCCGGAATGATGATAGGAGCTATGGGTGCGGTTATGGACGTTGCAATGTCCATTTCTTCTTCAATGTGGGAAATAATTTCTGTAAGCTCCGATATTTCCGACAGGCAGCTTACAAAATCGGGAATGAATATAGGGCGGGATATTATAGGCTCAATGTCGAATACTTTGATTTTAGCTTATGTAAGCACTTCAATTCCCGTGCTGCTCCTGTTTATAATTTTTTCTAACGGGTTTACCGAAATTATAAACTTGGAATTTCTTTCCGCCGAAATTTTGCGTGCCGTTTCGGGCAGTATAGGTTTAATTTGTACAATTCCTATAACTGTAAAACTTGTATGCCTTTTCAGAAAGACGGAAGAACGAGCTGCATAACATCTCGGTGTAAGGCCGAGGTAAAACGGAAAGAGCGGTATTTAAAAAAAAGCGGAGTACTATACGTAAATATCTCTTTTTAAACTTGGATATATACCTTACAAACGGAAATTATAAAATAAGATTTCAGTTTTTCGGCAAAAAGTTTGAAAGCTCATTTACTTTTAGAGGCGGTCTTTTAGGCCCGAATTCGCTTATTCCGTATTTATCGAATTTTTCTACAAGAGCGGAAGAAGGTTCTACAAACTCCACCGCCAAATTTGAAAAATTTGCGCTTACGGTTATGAATTTTTTAGGTTTTTGAGGAGAAAGCATTAAGGAATTTTTTCCGTAAACTTCACCGTTAAATGTAAAACTTTCGTTTTTATTTTGAGTTATAAAAACATTGCAATTTTCTATCTTTTCCGCAATTGAAATA is drawn from Treponema pedis and contains these coding sequences:
- the recO gene encoding DNA repair protein RecO, with product MSCRSWSSEALILSVKDFGEGHRNAVLLLPGEEHCSRILEAAVFGGPKSKMRGLVVPYQSGTVWLYSNPIKNSNKITDFKVTEYRIGLRDNLTRLWCAAFASELAVKLKGNIDWEILNFFLTGIASSNETECRTALLRFLWRVIIFSGIAPEVETCNRCGLHLSGKIENLSFVKNNENEEVLFYIPNEDACVCKNCLQKGEPNFKLSSESLLYLFAVKNLIPKISRTLDISEKTYSELKHFLFYLIKSQTEGTFRTLESGDFLF
- a CDS encoding YibE/F family protein: MKKNLFLFFISTVLFFNLYAQKNLEEIDPKDKGLAEYYSTQMNRPKSQVVKARVIEIVYDDTKELRPDIPVESDFRYQHLKIKILTGKHKGEIYTVRNTVELAIPYKLIFKLNEKMILQLDEDENGKVNTLKIYERARDIKAYIIIFVFIAAVIFVGRRNGVKALAGLGITIALIFGFFLPLIIKGVNPILLALFVCAVSTVTTLFIIGGNNKKTYTAILGTIGGVIIAGIFAFTAGKILQLSGLGNEDAQMLAFIPQHKKIDYQGLLFAGMMIGAMGAVMDVAMSISSSMWEIISVSSDISDRQLTKSGMNIGRDIIGSMSNTLILAYVSTSIPVLLLFIIFSNGFTEIINLEFLSAEILRAVSGSIGLICTIPITVKLVCLFRKTEERAA
- a CDS encoding 5'-nucleotidase C-terminal domain-containing protein, giving the protein MLKINKKLFTLTGFVMMIAVFSMLFSSCETDSNSSNEQYASIEAKAPSNQVDILLFNDFHGNVAEDTRPGKGKNAGMAKMIGYVKTAGRENPNTIVVAGGDNYQGTAISNLTYGAPVSAMMRAMNVTVSAVGNHEFDWGVKHMTKWQKDGNFTFLAANIVDKTTKKPVTWAKPYMIIAKGGYKIAFIGLAHPDTVTLTSAEHVSGLEFTDPVMAGQEWVDYLLAGKAREGKPDAIIALTHIDSDQKDDAISGNAVKLAEIKGLHAVLSAHSHRTVSGTVNGMPVLQAYCYGRAVGKLSLTFGENKELVKCEPVVDEIWKTKSDIIEDEKGKAVHEKYEAELKPIMGEVIGTAEGEFTHERSDKGSNTLLGAWAAEVQRQLGKADIAIQNGGGLRRTLAAGNITVGDLYEIMPFDNYLVVFDLSGAEIKKAIDHGINNPNITDGQFAGLRVEYDGRKPFESRITKITLMDGTPLDMNKTYKVVVNSFMFTGGDAYDFSKAMNAAESVSIRDALIDAIKKAKTITPKPVDYIKDISK
- a CDS encoding HEAT repeat domain-containing protein; translated protein: MKKKLNLKTPFIFLFILIYASVAFTQNPPSEEHTSDKEQKKSENGKTEETSKKEISETEERRNIILYGLADDILELIKTLQNEKEDGFDSDLQKIFTETKVPAVRNALFAYFAQKKNSCLKTDALIVLENRYEYPKDTVNAAIAYIRDLEIADGIQYLREILKDEDSDYTAISITALGKIGGAEDAVFLSELFESDSSKDEKETLILKQNIMFALEELHSGETWDFLEKTAADTEENSIIRGTAAAALGKIGDEKAVPVLTELFEDKDPVLRTAAIKGLAGFKTEKARAVLLQAFKDTYYKVRLQAIQSAKEEKNSAAVPYILYRAKKDPENTVRIAAIEALSELNDGESNEWIKEAFNDEKTGITLRLKIAEYFLKNNFDFIYADIEKETLVSLSASNKQKNKFASELGKIISKIENGATAKIAEAFMNHKEVLFKSIGLDMFKLNKYSSLAPLVSAIAENESNGALSRRAKTLLEQAGSK